A genomic stretch from Caloenas nicobarica isolate bCalNic1 chromosome 3, bCalNic1.hap1, whole genome shotgun sequence includes:
- the LOC135986429 gene encoding nuclear receptor subfamily 0 group B member 2-like: MATEIPAEKSGKCPCETHDAKSILYQVLDKEHGSEHQRQQHHHSPHHSTGNKVCSCVDRRRVVLKTPEATCRRASEVLLKTLTFIRNLPSFYHVPWEDQLVLLQKNWAPLFVLGMAQQGVDFDLKEISAPSLLKKILLNQSLTDSNELGSSSLGASLAEVQKMKNLLWKFWDLDISAKEYAYLKGIILFDSGCHVLKCLPYVQTLQQEAQQALMEFISTVFHRNLGRFTWIIQLIPSLQDIDADAVEELFFRPVLGKATLNALLLETLSIKSDWL, translated from the exons ATGGCTACTGAGATACCAGCCGAGAAATCTGGAAAATGTCCATGTGAGACACACGATGCTAAGAGCATCCTGTACCAGGTCCTTGACAAAGAGCATGGGAGTGAGCaccagaggcagcagcaccaTCACAGTCCCCACCACTCCACGGGAAACAAGGTTTGCTCTTGTGTGGACAGGAGAAGAGTTGTCCTGAAAACTCCAGAAGCCACATGCAGAAGAGCTTCTGAAGTGCTCTTGAAAACTTTAACTTTTATTAGAAACTTGCCTTCTTTTTATCACGTGCCTTGGGAGGATCAGCTTGTCCTCCTGCAGAAGAATTGGGCCCCTCTTTTTGTCCTGGGCATGGCACAACAAGGTGTGGATTTTGACCTGAAAGAGATTTCAGCCCctagtttattaaaaaaaatcctcctcaATCAGTCTTTGACAGATAGCAATGAACTGGGCAGCTCGTCACTTGGAGCATCGTTAGCAGAAGTTCAGAAGATGAAGAATTTATTGTGGAAATTCTGGGACCTGGATATAAGTGCAAAAGAATATGCCTACCTTAAAGGAATTATTCTTTTTGATTCTG GATGCCATGTCCTAAAATGTCTCCCCTATGTACAAACCCTGCAGCAGGAAGCTCAGCAAGCCTTGATGGAGTTTATCTCAACAGTGTTCCACAGAAACCTAGGCAGATTTACTTGGATTATCCAGCTAATCCCCTCTCTTCAAGACATCGATGCAGATGCTGTTGAAGAGCTCTTCTTCAGGCCCGTCCTAGGAAAGGCCACCCTGAATGCATTACTTCTAGAAACCCTGTCTATCAAGTCAGACTGGCTTTGA